A region of Fibrobacter succinogenes subsp. succinogenes S85 DNA encodes the following proteins:
- a CDS encoding LysM peptidoglycan-binding domain-containing protein codes for MRFLKCASICLGLSALIASAYVVKKGDTLWDLSAEFLNDPFAWPDLWENNRHIEDPHWIYPGDSIYLGEGIKDDGYRLPKTKPCEGAVADSNLPKGIKSVGCDERDARNGDFENMLGNLRDKDKKHKKKKAADTYLYQKRPAPKIFNGYYQILAPEIYSLDSIKKDQRFFSIRTGEKKEPIIHIPESEVIVGIGRKTNASLKKGDLVEILDARAIEVPSQKGKSYDNYALVRLTGYAKITAIGDTLSRAKIVQSFREIKLDHAKARLKQPLNILNVSGYTAVPEAKIEDMAMIRYTMDPMLIIGAYAYILVDKGAKQGFNTGDAIAIWEEDTSDAGLPPRLLGRGIIARATENESTVLVREVYSNSRRIEIGHKVSITHQANLAQ; via the coding sequence ATGCGATTTTTAAAATGTGCTTCGATCTGTCTTGGTCTTTCGGCTCTGATTGCATCTGCCTACGTGGTAAAAAAAGGCGATACCCTCTGGGATTTGAGCGCCGAATTTTTAAACGATCCGTTCGCATGGCCGGATTTGTGGGAAAATAATAGGCACATTGAAGACCCGCACTGGATTTATCCGGGCGACTCCATCTATCTAGGCGAAGGCATCAAGGATGACGGTTACCGTCTCCCGAAGACAAAACCGTGCGAAGGTGCGGTTGCCGATTCCAACTTGCCAAAGGGCATCAAGTCCGTCGGTTGCGATGAACGCGACGCCCGTAACGGAGACTTCGAGAACATGCTCGGAAACCTCCGCGACAAGGATAAGAAGCACAAGAAGAAAAAAGCAGCGGACACCTACCTCTATCAGAAGCGCCCTGCTCCAAAGATTTTCAACGGCTATTACCAGATTTTGGCTCCAGAAATCTATTCGCTCGATTCCATCAAGAAGGACCAGCGTTTCTTCTCCATCCGCACTGGCGAAAAGAAGGAACCGATTATCCACATTCCTGAATCTGAAGTCATCGTTGGCATCGGTCGCAAGACAAACGCAAGCCTCAAGAAGGGTGACCTTGTCGAAATCCTGGATGCTCGCGCCATTGAAGTTCCTTCTCAAAAGGGAAAGAGCTATGACAACTACGCACTAGTAAGGCTTACCGGTTATGCAAAAATTACCGCTATCGGTGATACACTTTCAAGAGCAAAGATTGTCCAGAGCTTTAGGGAAATCAAGCTTGACCACGCCAAGGCACGTCTAAAGCAGCCGCTCAATATATTGAACGTCTCCGGCTACACCGCCGTCCCCGAAGCAAAAATCGAAGACATGGCGATGATCCGTTATACGATGGACCCGATGCTCATCATCGGTGCTTATGCCTACATCCTGGTCGACAAGGGCGCAAAGCAAGGGTTCAATACCGGAGACGCCATTGCCATCTGGGAAGAAGACACGTCTGACGCAGGTCTCCCACCGAGACTCCTTGGACGCGGCATCATCGCTAGAGCCACCGAAAACGAATCGACGGTACTCGTTCGTGAAGTCTATTCGAACAGCCGCCGCATTGAAATCGGACACAAGGTTTCTATAACCCATCAAGCGAACTTGGCCCAGTGA
- a CDS encoding sensor histidine kinase yields MRISRSNLLFLSFFAGGIVLPTAILSFLSVRNIQNEAYLAQKNYSESTATFREQCESTISKEQNKIFQEIKSASLYLYEQPHSLLDFGNATQFKTVNGIEAMFLYNNGTLIYPDISSKHFSKTSDYSNSIASQIEKMLFREEVTSAMPQPASLSRSARQLRFSFESIDDHIQNILGLVRIAYKTKDYDEALRLLNILEEHPHQQGYLHSDLTRSVNLLHFEILVAQKKHKEAEDYTIAVLNQFLQSENIENLPSARFFFETAFTQILSFENLSQEKREAFWNLRENFNRQLGYMDIFFNNKDIVQALLNKETTSKSGIDIMSDNKSTFIKMSYPILSGDQVVLAKVNIDEYRELMRSKLKTSSQGWKSIPFSITEGPDKTLILGHVSDSSAVMTQVVLDKVISWNLTLYEKGLSEIKRETRKRMFLMYGLLSFSLITVLLGSIVMFRFLTQEHKLLAMKANFLSSVSHELKTPLTSIKMFAEMMARGRVQKVEKVQEYSGLIGKEATRLENLIGAILNYTRMEHGKGGFHWEKLDFSACVQKVFDNVEDIGVEKGLMFNTKIEPSMFVVGDYTALYSLVQNLIENAIKYTNAPGDITITVAPDEDRVVFSVADTGIGIPSSEQKNIFNDFYRVGDEMTRSTKGSGLGLAIVKRVAETHKATISLTSKPGKGSTFTVRFKKAE; encoded by the coding sequence ATGCGGATATCTCGTAGCAATCTTCTCTTTCTATCCTTTTTTGCAGGGGGAATTGTCTTACCGACGGCAATTCTCTCGTTCTTGAGTGTACGGAACATCCAGAACGAAGCCTACCTTGCACAAAAGAACTATAGCGAGAGCACAGCGACATTCCGCGAACAATGCGAATCAACCATCAGCAAGGAACAGAACAAGATTTTCCAGGAAATCAAGTCCGCCTCGCTGTACCTTTACGAACAGCCGCACAGCCTCTTGGACTTCGGAAACGCCACACAATTCAAAACGGTGAACGGCATCGAGGCCATGTTCCTGTACAACAACGGAACACTCATCTACCCCGACATTTCATCGAAGCACTTTTCAAAGACTTCGGACTATTCAAACAGCATCGCAAGCCAGATCGAAAAAATGCTGTTCCGCGAAGAAGTCACGTCGGCCATGCCGCAGCCCGCAAGCCTGTCGCGTTCGGCACGCCAATTGCGTTTTTCGTTTGAATCCATTGACGACCACATCCAGAACATTCTTGGACTTGTGCGTATCGCATACAAAACCAAGGACTATGACGAAGCGCTCCGACTCTTAAACATTCTCGAAGAGCACCCACACCAGCAGGGCTACCTCCATTCGGACCTGACGCGTTCCGTCAACCTGCTGCACTTTGAAATTCTCGTTGCCCAAAAGAAACACAAAGAAGCTGAAGATTACACGATCGCCGTTTTAAACCAGTTCTTGCAAAGCGAGAACATCGAGAACCTGCCCTCGGCAAGATTTTTCTTCGAAACAGCCTTCACCCAAATTCTTTCTTTTGAAAACCTGAGTCAAGAAAAACGCGAAGCTTTCTGGAACTTGCGCGAGAACTTCAACCGCCAGCTTGGCTACATGGACATATTCTTCAACAACAAAGATATCGTCCAGGCTCTCCTGAACAAGGAGACAACATCCAAGAGCGGCATCGACATCATGAGTGACAACAAGTCCACGTTCATCAAGATGAGCTACCCCATCCTTTCAGGGGACCAGGTCGTGCTCGCCAAGGTGAACATCGATGAATACCGCGAGCTCATGCGCTCCAAACTCAAGACCTCGTCACAAGGCTGGAAAAGTATCCCCTTCTCCATTACGGAAGGTCCCGACAAGACTCTCATTCTCGGACACGTTTCGGACAGTTCCGCAGTCATGACTCAAGTTGTTCTAGACAAAGTCATTTCCTGGAATCTAACCTTGTACGAAAAAGGCTTAAGCGAAATCAAGCGTGAAACGCGCAAGCGCATGTTCCTCATGTACGGGCTTTTGTCGTTCTCGCTCATTACCGTATTGCTCGGCTCCATTGTAATGTTCCGCTTCCTCACACAGGAACACAAGCTTCTGGCCATGAAGGCGAACTTCCTTTCGAGCGTTTCGCATGAACTGAAGACTCCACTCACATCCATCAAGATGTTTGCCGAGATGATGGCCCGCGGACGCGTGCAGAAAGTCGAGAAAGTGCAAGAATATTCAGGCCTTATTGGCAAAGAAGCGACCCGCCTTGAAAACTTGATAGGCGCTATTTTGAACTACACTCGCATGGAACATGGCAAGGGCGGTTTCCATTGGGAAAAGCTTGATTTTTCGGCCTGCGTCCAGAAGGTTTTTGATAACGTAGAAGACATCGGTGTCGAGAAAGGGCTCATGTTCAATACAAAGATTGAGCCGAGTATGTTTGTGGTTGGCGACTACACGGCTCTTTATAGCTTGGTGCAGAACCTTATCGAAAACGCCATCAAGTATACAAACGCTCCGGGCGACATCACTATAACGGTAGCCCCCGACGAAGACAGAGTCGTTTTCTCCGTGGCCGATACCGGTATAGGCATCCCGTCTTCGGAACAAAAAAATATATTTAATGATTTTTATAGAGTCGGTGACGAAATGACTCGCAGTACAAAGGGCTCTGGGCTTGGCCTAGCCATCGTAAAGCGCGTAGCCGAAACGCACAAGGCGACCATTTCACTCACCAGCAAACCCGGCAAGGGCTCCACATTCACCGTAAGATTCAAAAAGGCAGAATGA